The genomic stretch TTGCTATATATTCGTTTTTTGTGTGTCTCAGGGAGATAAAATAGAGGGAAAAGATCGGACCGGCGGCGTTTCCAATCATTGATGTGAATCCGCCTATCAGACCGATAAATATGGTGATGTACCAGTGTTTTGTGGGATGAAAACGCCTGCCGCTTATTTCGCTGAGGATTGTCATGATCAGCAGAGAGAGAACAATAACAGCCAGAATAATCCGGAAGTATTCATCCGCAATTATCTCTCCGACGTAAAGTGCCGTGGATACTCCAAGCAGGGCCCAGAACAGAATGATTAAAAGATGCTTCCAACGGACCGATTTTCTGTAATGGCTGATGGCGAACAAATCAGCCATAATAAGAAAAGGCATTATAACGCCGGTTGAAGCTTTGCCGCCGAATATTGCCGCCAGAATAGCGACGGATAACAGGTTGATTCCTACTATTCCGGTTTTATTGGCCCCGATACTGGCAACAGCAATGATAACCAGCAGCCACTGTGCAAACCTGAGATCAAAAGATTGTAGAAATTCAAGCATGTAAGCCCTTCCAACCTTCGGGTATTAAGTATCTCTGCACCCTAGGCAATAGCGGTCTACCTGTCAAGCGGCAGATCTGTACCTTTTTTACACCTTTCAAAAAAAAATACAATCAAATGGGTCAGACAAATGATACTATATTTCAACAATGAATACTG from Marispirochaeta sp. encodes the following:
- a CDS encoding sulfite exporter TauE/SafE family protein — protein: MLEFLQSFDLRFAQWLLVIIAVASIGANKTGIVGINLLSVAILAAIFGGKASTGVIMPFLIMADLFAISHYRKSVRWKHLLIILFWALLGVSTALYVGEIIADEYFRIILAVIVLSLLIMTILSEISGRRFHPTKHWYITIFIGLIGGFTSMIGNAAGPIFSLYFISLRHTKNEYIATRAWFFFIINLIKVPLHLFVWDTITPRTLGFNFLLAPAIALGALTGIVIVRKIPERAYKIFILTATLLSAIMLLV